The nucleotide window AAACCAAACGTGAGACAAACCTTGGCAGTTGCCTACGATACATTGCTAGCCCCAAACGTTAAAACCTACATAGACGCAACACCTTCTCGAGAGAACGTGCGTTTTCTGAAAACGGAGACAAACGTTCGTGGAATAATGTCTGGCTTCACAACATGGTTTAGCCAGCTTTGCATTCTCCTCCACAGGCTCATAAAGGAACGACGCCATGAATCCTTCGACGCACTTCGCGTTTTCCAAGTCGTCGCGGCTTCACTACTGGCGGGTCTCATGTGGTGGCATTCCGATTTTCGAGACGTACATGtaagtatataaaacattattaaccCAATATAACAACGAAAACAAACATTGTTGTTTAGTTTTGGCGTTTTTCTTAACGATAATGTTGTTATTACAGGACCGACTAGGACTACTCTTCTTCATATCCATTTTCTGGGGGGTACTTCCGTCATTTAACGCGGTTTTCACGTTTCCACAAGAGCGAGCAATTTTCACTCGAGAACGTGCGTCTGGTATGTACACACTCTCATCTTACTTCATGGCTCACGTCATCGGATCACTCTCCATGGAACTGGTTCTTCCGGCAGCGTTCTTGACACTAACTTACTGGATGGTCGGTCTACGCCCAGGGCTAGTCCCTTTCCTCCTCACACTTTCTGTATTATTGCTATACGTTTTAGCTTCCCAGGGACTCGGACTTGCCTTAGGTGCAGCGATCATGGATGCTAAGAAAGCGTCCACGATCGTGACGGTGACCATGCTAGCGTTTGTTCTAACCGGCGGTTTCTACGTGAACAAAGTGCCATCTGGAATGGTGTGGATGAAATATGTTTCCACGACTTTTTATTGTTACCGTCTAATGATCGCAGTCCAGTATGGAAATGGTGAAGAGATATTGGGGATGTTTGGATGCGAATTAAAGAGAACGGAAGGAGCGGCTAGGACTGATGGGTGCCGATTTATGGAGGAGGAAGTGGTCGGAGATATTGAACTGTGGACCAGCGTTAccgttttgtttttcatgtttGTTGGTTATAGAATGTTAGCGTACTTGGCTTTAAGGCGtattaaactttaaaataagcTGAGAggaaaaaagttaaataaacaAATGACTAGGGGGTTTAGTTTGTTCGATTTTCgggtgtttttgttttgtttttaaatgtgaaactaaaatgaaaaaaaggcTTTTAGTTGATTATAATGAAATGTATATTTCCATCTACTACATTTCACTggttgtgtgtatatatatatcaaatgatAAATGTTTCTTATGGCTAAGTACAGCGAAGAAGCTGCAAAGAAAGCTCTCACACATGACCAAATAGCCAAGATATCCAGTacgttttcttttcttttcatacTTGTCCAATACTTGTAACTTAGAAAGCTTTTAATTGATAAATGCacaagaagaattttagcctcTCACAAGATACTTACcgatgttttatttttcttgctaTATTTTAtctcatatgatatttttttgggGTGTTGCAGAGAACAACCAGGTGTGTGATTCAAGTTGTGCCTAGCCACCAGACCTACCAGTTGCACAAACCTGTTGGTGGTGGTTTCAAGTTGACCTAAGTTTGACTTTGTGTATCCAACTTCTGCTGAACTTAATCCGGTGTTTTACAGAGAGTAGTAGCTTCTTGTTATACTGCTCTGGCTTTGGGAACTAGTATCTAACTAAAATAATGTCGTGAGTTGTTGAGCATCCAGTTGATTCAATAATTGTTCTAAGATAAGTTTTATTTTCTATCTAGTTCATGTTTCATAAAAGATATAGCAAGAACTGATAATAATCAAAAATCAAATCTGTATCAGCAAGATATCTTGTGAAATGGGCAACAAAAATGTATTGATTCTGTACTCTCTTAATTATACTCACCAAAAAAGAACTATAAGCGAATCAACATTGTTGTGTTCTGTATTCAGTTAAGAAATGTACTCTTGACTCTGTCAGGCTTTTATGGCATCCAAAAGTTAAGCCACCCTGTGTATTGTAAAAATACTACTCCTTGGTTTACTCAtatatcttctttcttttcagTATTGTTGGAAGTATGGAGATAAAACCGATGAGGAAAAGCACTGACAACGTCTTGAAATCATACAGATCCTTCACCGATTTGAGATCTCCAATAGCAAGGCCAGCCTGCAATACAAACACCAAAAATTGAAGCTTAACTTAGATATACCAAAAGGAAAGCTAAGGAGAGTTGGAGAAGGAGCAAAGGAGCTTTACCCTGACGGTTATATAAGCTGCGGGAATGAGACCGACCAATGTCGCCAAAAAGAAGACATGAAAAGGTACATCGACTATGGGAGAAGCCAAATTGATGAATAGATTCGGCAGTGTTGGTGTTATCCTCAGAAACAACATATAGTTCAGAAGCTTATCTCTACGCTTACCAATCTGACAAACACACAAGCAATCATCAAAACCACCCACCAAATGAAAAATTCTTTATTGATTAAGCAAAAGAAGAGTTCTACCTCAGCCTGAAAGAATCTTAATTTGTCAGGCCATAGCCAAGTGATCAACGGCCTGCCGATCAActtagagagaaagaaacaacAAGTAGCTCCAGCTGTTGCGTTGAAAACAACCAAGATAACACCTTTGATAACCCCGAAGAGAGCTCCAGCTAGAAGCGACATGAAGATAGTCCCAGGAATCATGAAGGTCTGCATGAAAATGTAGGTGGCACAGTACCCTAAAACGAACTGCGCCGGGTACTCATTCGCGTAGTTTGCTAGATTGTCTCTGAAACCAAAACAAGATCAAAACTTTCAAGATACCCTTATCAAGTTTTGACATTGACACTATCAAGAACCTCAACATTAATCATAACAAAGTTAGAGTCTTTATCACTTCTGAAACCAAACAAGATTACAACTTTATCAATACCCTTCTCAAGTTTTGACATTGACACTATCAAGAAGCTCAGAATGATCAAAACATCGATTATCATATTAACAAAGTTTGAGTCTTTATCAGTTTACTTGAGCAAGCGGAGATCAGAGATGCTTCTAGGGAGCTTGAGCTTGCCGAATTCAGCAGCGGGCATGGTGATGTAGATGCAGAAGAGCCCCGAGGAGAAGACAAGGAAGACGCCGAGAGACACCGCGAGTTCCCATCGGCTGAGAGGGAACCGATCGAGCTTTGATCGTTTTCCAGATGGCGAATCGTCGTCGTCTGAGATCGCTCCGAGCTCTTCGTCTCTGATTAGGTTCCGTGTCGGAGCCATCACCGAATGCAACATCGGAAGTTTAACCGCGGGCTTAATCCATCTTCAACGATCTGAAGATTTGATTTTGAGGATTCAGATTTAGAAAGAAATCaatcagcttttttttttgttcttcagaTTAACGTAGACGAATGATCTTCAGACCTTCTCTATGATTCAGAGGGTTCTGACTATTCCAAGATCAAAACCTCTGGATCTGTCAGAGGGTAAGgacaaagcttttttttttgttcaaactgGGCTTTTCATTAGCTTAATTAATAAAAGAGTTTAGGGCCCAAAGGGCTTGTTTAGCCAGAGAATCAGCTTGGGTATTTTTAGATCTAGcgataaatttaaatttaatagccttaaaagaagaggaaaagaggtAGATATCTTAAAGAACGCCAAAGATCTCCAGATTCATGCTTCTACGGTTGATTGTATTGATCAGTACTTGCGAATCTGAAAATATTTGGATGGACTCCATTCCACGAGAGAGAGCAGAGGTTATAGCAGCATGAACTGCCAAAGATTCCGCTAAAAGGAGCGATGCTACGAAGGTAGCAGTCGCTTGATGGTGTGATGGAGAAGCCGGATCATCAATGATCCAACCAAGCCCTGCATTTCCAGTCGTGGAATTCCATGCTGCATCCGTGAAGATTGGGGTCAAATCATCACAATTAGGCCTTGGTT belongs to Brassica rapa cultivar Chiifu-401-42 chromosome A07, CAAS_Brap_v3.01, whole genome shotgun sequence and includes:
- the LOC103830821 gene encoding ABC transporter G family member 25, translated to MSGFDGVENQINVPDITACLPQDPREPRSLLPITLKFVDVCYRVKLHGDSSKIKKLLGLEHKPSDETRTTERTILSGVTGMVSPGEFMAVLGPSGSGKSTLLNAVAGRLHGPGLTGNILANDAKPTKQTLKRTGFVDQDDLLYPHLTVRETLIFVALLRLPRSLTREDKIKAAESVISELGLEKCENTVVGNTFIRGISGGERKRVSIAHEVLINPSLLVLDEPTSGLDATAALRLVQTLAGMAHGKGKTVVTSIHQPSSRAFQMFDTVLLLSEGRCLFYGKGRDAMAYFDSVGFSPAFPMNPADFLLDPANGVCQIDAATEREKPNVRQTLAVAYDTLLAPNVKTYIDATPSRENVRFLKTETNVRGIMSGFTTWFSQLCILLHRLIKERRHESFDALRVFQVVAASLLAGLMWWHSDFRDVHDRLGLLFFISIFWGVLPSFNAVFTFPQERAIFTRERASGMYTLSSYFMAHVIGSLSMELVLPAAFLTLTYWMVGLRPGLVPFLLTLSVLLLYVLASQGLGLALGAAIMDAKKASTIVTVTMLAFVLTGGFYVNKVPSGMVWMKYVSTTFYCYRLMIAVQYGNGEEILGMFGCELKRTEGAARTDGCRFMEEEVVGDIELWTSVTVLFFMFVGYRMLAYLALRRIKL
- the LOC103830822 gene encoding uncharacterized membrane protein At4g09580, whose product is MLHSVMAPTRNLIRDEELGAISDDDDSPSGKRSKLDRFPLSRWELAVSLGVFLVFSSGLFCIYITMPAAEFGKLKLPRSISDLRLLKDNLANYANEYPAQFVLGYCATYIFMQTFMIPGTIFMSLLAGALFGVIKGVILVVFNATAGATCCFFLSKLIGRPLITWLWPDKLRFFQAEIGKRRDKLLNYMLFLRITPTLPNLFINLASPIVDVPFHVFFLATLVGLIPAAYITVRAGLAIGDLKSVKDLYDFKTLSVLFLIGFISILPTILKRKKIYE